The Ovis aries strain OAR_USU_Benz2616 breed Rambouillet chromosome 2, ARS-UI_Ramb_v3.0, whole genome shotgun sequence nucleotide sequence TAAAATGATACAGTGAGTGTGGGGTTTTGGCTGGGGGAGTGGGTTTGTGTCTGAGATGATATGTGgtcccaaaagaaaaaaatccttatttGGGGTCCCTTTCTTGGTTGAATTCTGTCTTTAGGCCTTTCTCTGACAGTAGGGGTCTCATCCATTTTGAGTAACTCAGGGTGTGGTTTTGGGCAGTAGGGTTGGTACAAAAGAGGTGACTTTTTGCCAGATGTCTAGGCCCGACTAATGGAAGTTATGGCCGGGGGTAAATGGGCccctgaaaaaaatatttctctctccCTACCTCCCGGCACATGTCTTGATTCCCCCAGGGGACTCGTGAAGCGTCTGAAGAACGACACACTGCTGGTGGTGACTGGCGACCATGGGATGACCGTCAGTGGGAACCATGGAGGAGACAGTGAGCTGGAAACCTCAGCTGCGCTTTTTCTATATAGTCCCAGAGCTCTCTTCCCCAGTGCTCCTGCAGAGGTAAGTCCTGAGATGCGCTTTGTGTGGTTTCCTACTATTCAACTTACATCATGATCATAGCATTCTTGTGGATCCCTCCGTTTTAATCCCCCAAATTCATGACCTTGGGCATCCTCCACTCTTGTTTCCTGCCTAAGTCCCCTTTGTCTTCCACTCCAAACACTGCTCttacctcttttttcttttttggctgctctacatggcatgagggatcttagtgtactgaccaaggatcgaaccttttctccttgcagtagaatcacagagtcttaaccactggaccaggaagTCCCCAGACCTCACCTCTTTGGTGAAGCCATTGACCCCTGTCCCTGTTCTCTAGGAGCCAGAGATAATTCCTCAAATCAGCCTTGTGCCTACGCTGGCTCTGCTGCTGGGCCTGCCCATCCCATTTGGAAACATTGGGGAGGTGATAGCTGAGGTGTTCTCAGAGATTGAAGACTCCCAGCCTCGCTCCTCTGCTCTGGCCCAAGCCTCAGCTCTGCATCTCAATGCCCAGCAGGTAAGTAATGGGCTGGGCTTCCAGGTGACAGAGTTAGGTTGGGCATGGGAGAAGCATAATGACCCACTTGATTATCCCTTGTTCAGTCTTAATCACACATTCCATAGCCAtgtcctccctctccctctgtcctAGAAAGATTTTGGGATCTTGATTTCCAGGTACCCTCTTTGGTAGTACCTATCTTTGCCCGTGTCCCAATTTATGTCTCTGAGCTTCTCCCCTTAACCTCTGATCTTTTTTGCCAGGTGTCCCGGTTTCTTCACACCTACTCAGCCACTGCTCAGGACCTTCAAGTTCACGAGCTGCATCGATTGCAGAAGCTCTTCTCCAAGGCTTCTGCTGACTACCAGCGACTTCTGCAGAGCCCCCAGGGGGCTGAGGCCGCGCTCCAGACTGTGATTCCTGAGCTGCAGCAGTTCCTGCGGGGAGTTCGGGCTATGTGCATCGAGTCTTGGGCTCGTTTTTCTCTGCTCCGCATGGCAGGGGGTGCTGCTCTTCTGGCTGCTACCTGCTTTCTTTGCCTGCTGGTATCCCAGTGGGCATCATCCCCAGCCTTCCGTTTCAGCCCTCTCCTAAAACCCATGGCCTCGGGTCTGAGTGGGGCCGTGGTGTGTGCTGGACTCCTGGGATCTACTGGGCTGAAGCTGGATTCCGTGGTTCTAGGGGTCATGGCTGCAGTGGGCTCACTCCTCCCTTTTCTGTGGAAAGCTTGGGCGAGCTGGGGATCAAAAAGTCCCCTGGCATCTCTCCTTCCCATGCCCGGGCCAGTCCTGTTACTCCTGCTCATTCGCTTTGCTGGTTTCTTCTCCGATAGCTATGTTATAACCGAGGCCAGGGTTGCCCCCTTCCTTTTGATCTCACTCACCTTGCTCCTGGTTGCTCGACTTCACTGGGAGGGCAAGCTGCTGCCACCTAAGCTACTCTCAATACCTCGCCTTGGCTTTTTGACTCCAACAGGCCCCCCGCAATACAGTGCCATGCATGCCATGGGACTTGGAGTTGGGTTGCTTTTATGTGTAAGGCTAGCTGGACTTTTTTATCGCTGCCATGAAGAGACACCTGTTTGCAGCTCCTCTCCTTTGCTGAGTCCCTTGCGATCCACAGTGGATGGTCGAGCCAAGAATTTGTGGTATGGAGCTTGTGTCGGGGCTCTGGTGGCCCTGTTAGCCTCTGTGCGGCTGTGGCTTCGCTGCTATGGTAATCTCAAGAGCCCTGAGCCCCCTGTGCTCTTTGTGCGCTGGGGGCTGCCCCTAATGGGACTAGGCACTGCTGCCTACTGGGCATTGGCATCAGGGGCAGATGAAGCACCCCCACGTCTCCGGGCCCTGGTCTCTGGGGCGTCAGTTATGTTGCCTCGGGCTGTGGCAGGGTTGGCCGCTTCAGGGCTCATGCTGCTGCTCTGGAGGCCTGTGACAGTGCTGGTGAAGGCCACAACAGGTGCTCCAAGGACCAGGACTGTCCTCACTCCCTTCTCAGGTCCCCCCACTTCTCAGGCTGACCTGGATTATGTGGTTCCTCAAATCTACCGACACATACAAGAGGAGTTCCGGGGCCGGCTAGAGAGGACCAAATCTCAGGGTCTGCTGACGGTGGCTGCCTGTCAGTTGGGGAGCGTCTACTCAGCTGCTGTGGTCACGGCCCTCACCCTCTTGGCCTTCCCACTTCTGCTATTGCATGCAGAGCGCATTAGCCTTGTGTTCCTGCTTCTGTTTCTGCAGAGCTTCCTTCTCCTGCATCTGCTTGCTGCCGGGATACCCATCACCACCCCTGGTAAATACATGTCTCAGCCCTGATTCATCCACGGACAGTAGGGATGTAAGTTCGGCCCCTCTTATCTTTAGGGAGGTGTTGCTCCTCAGGATCTTCACCTTGATACAGGGTCTCACACCCCCCAGTCAAGAGGGTCTTCCTGATGTCCTCTCTCTCATCGGCTGTGGCCAAGCTAACTGACCCCTTACATTGACTTTCAGGGCCAGCAGAATTCATGGAGGAGATAGATACACAGTATTCTAAGACTCAGTTTTTATGGAAATGCTGCATCCTCATGAGTGCATTTCCTGATTTTCCAGTGATAAGAGAGTGAACTGTGTGTATATGAGAGAAAGAAGTTGACCACACATTAGAGCAGTGGGGCTTTGTGCTAGGGAGGGAATTAGAATAACAGAGTGTTGATTATTAGAAGGTTGGGGTgttggggatgtgtgtgtgtaggagacTTAGCACTGAGGTGGTAGTTGTGTGTGATCTCGGGGCAGTGGGCTGTGGGGTagggagtgggacatgactgtaAAGAGGCATATCTGTTCCCCCAGGTCCTTTTATTGTGCCGTGGCATGCAGTCTTTGCTTGGGCCCTCATGGCCACACAGA carries:
- the PIGO gene encoding GPI ethanolamine phosphate transferase 3 codes for the protein MQKISVLLFLAWVSFLFYAGIALFTSGFLLTRWELTNHSSCQEPPGPGALPWGGRGEPGACWMASRFSRLVLVVIDALRFDFAQPQRSPVSGEPPVSLPFLGKMGFLQRLLESQPHHARLYQAKADPPTTTMQRLKALTTGSLPTFVDAGSNFASSAIVEDNLIKQLSSTGKRVVFMGDETWNDLFPGVFSQALFFPSFDVRDLETVDDGIMKHLYPTMDSDKWDVLITHFLGVDHCGHKHDPYHPEMARKLTQMDKMIQGLVKRLKNDTLLVVTGDHGMTVSGNHGGDSELETSAALFLYSPRALFPSAPAEEPEIIPQISLVPTLALLLGLPIPFGNIGEVIAEVFSEIEDSQPRSSALAQASALHLNAQQVSRFLHTYSATAQDLQVHELHRLQKLFSKASADYQRLLQSPQGAEAALQTVIPELQQFLRGVRAMCIESWARFSLLRMAGGAALLAATCFLCLLVSQWASSPAFRFSPLLKPMASGLSGAVVCAGLLGSTGLKLDSVVLGVMAAVGSLLPFLWKAWASWGSKSPLASLLPMPGPVLLLLLIRFAGFFSDSYVITEARVAPFLLISLTLLLVARLHWEGKLLPPKLLSIPRLGFLTPTGPPQYSAMHAMGLGVGLLLCVRLAGLFYRCHEETPVCSSSPLLSPLRSTVDGRAKNLWYGACVGALVALLASVRLWLRCYGNLKSPEPPVLFVRWGLPLMGLGTAAYWALASGADEAPPRLRALVSGASVMLPRAVAGLAASGLMLLLWRPVTVLVKATTGAPRTRTVLTPFSGPPTSQADLDYVVPQIYRHIQEEFRGRLERTKSQGLLTVAACQLGSVYSAAVVTALTLLAFPLLLLHAERISLVFLLLFLQSFLLLHLLAAGIPITTPGPFIVPWHAVFAWALMATQTFYTTGHQSVFSAIQWHAAFVGVSESRNFTWLSAFLVGANTFASHILFAVGCPLLLLWPFLCENQGSRKRQQPPGNEAEARVRPEEEQEPRMEMRLRDAPHHFSAALLQLGLKYLFVLGIQILACVLAASILRRHLLVWKVFAPKFIFEAMGFIVSSVGLCLGIALVMRVDGAVSSWFRQLVLTQQKAGEQSSLVYTGAGSSARKAQPHLLPPCSQDRLASGTSLFYNSRS